CTGATTCGGTTATATGAAAACGGCCTAGCAGACAGATTAATGTTAGTTGGTGGTGTTGGTCATGCTACGCCTTTTTTACAGAGTAACTTTAAAAAAATGGGGATGGCTATCACTGGCGCAAGTGAAACAGAAATGTATTTGGATTACTTTAAACAAAAATATGATTTAGATAAAACATTATTTTTAACGGAGAAAACATCAACCAACTCAGGTGAGAATGCACGTTTTGCATTAGATACAGTGAAGACCACAAACTGGCATCCTGAAAAAGTCTTATTATTGGCAGATCCTTTATTACAAAGAAGGATCAAGGCTACTTTTGAAAAAGAGTGGCAAGCAACAGATGCTGTTTTTACAAACTATGTATCGATCGTTCCCTTCGTAAAAGCGGCTGAAAATGCGATTATCTTTGAAAAAGAACAACTTAATGGTTTATGGAGTACAGACTACTTTCTTTCTTTAGTTTTGGGTGAAATTCCTCGACTTAGAAATGATGCAAATGGTTACGGGCCTAATGGTCGTAATTATATTGATGCTGTTGAGATACCAAAAGAAGTAAGTCAGGCCTATGATAAATTGTGCCAAGTATACGCATATGAAATGAAAAGATAAGAATTAAATAGTAGAAAAGTAAACGATTGAAGTGGATGAATGATTGACAAAAGTAAGAGCGTATTTTATCATTGAATAGGTAATAATGACATAGATTGCGGTCATGGCGGAATGGCAGACGCGCCAGCTTGAGGGGCTGGTGGGGGCAACCCCGTGGAAGTTCGAGTCTTCTTGGCCGCATAAGTTTTTTAGCAGAATACTTCTTTCAAAGAGGTGTCTTTTAATTTAGCTTTCAATTATTCTACTCCCCATTTAAAAAATGTTAGAAAGCGCTATAATGAGCGTAAGCGTTTTAAATAACTCTTATTTTATTATGTTTTAAGAATGGAGGAATTATCAATAAGATTAAAAGGAAAAATTGCGTTAGTTACTGGAGCTTCAATGGGCATGGGAAAAGAGCATGCAGCTTTATTTATTAAAGAAGGTGCAATCGTTTATATAGCGGATATTGATGATATATCGGGCAAAGAGACCGCTGCTAGTTTAGGAGACAATGCCCAATTTGTTCATTTAGATGTTACCAAAGAAGACCAATGGCAAAAAGCTATTGAACAAATCACTAAAGAACAAGGTGTAATAAATATTCTCGTGAATAGTGCTGGGATTAATGTCTTTAAGAGTCTAGAAAATACAACGCAAGAAGAATTTATGCGAACGATTGAAATCAATCAACTATCGGTCTTCTTAGGAATCAAAAATTCTGTAGCGTTAATTGAAAAGAGTCACTCAGCTTCAATTATTAACATTTCCTCAATTGAAGGCTTTGAAGGTAGTGTCGGCGGATATGGTTACGTTAGCTCAAAATTTGCGGTTAGAGGATTAACCAAATGTGCTGCTTTAGAATTCGCAGATAAGCATATTCGTGTCAACTCAGTTCATCCAGGTGATGTCATTACCCCAATGGTAACGCAAGCAACGGGAGAACAAAAAGCTGCAATTGAACAATTCCAACAAACGATTCCTATGAAAAGAATGGCTGATCCAAAAGAAATTTCAAACTTAGTCTTATTCTTGGTTTCTGATGACTCTTCTTATTCTACTGGTAGAGAATTTATTGCTGACGGTGGTATTTTAGCGTGATAATAAAAAAACTTGTTTCGTTTTGGAATACAAACGAAACAAGTTTTTTTATTGAATGCTTTAGTTGAAGCTGCTAAACCTCTTCTTTAACGGCTTTAAACAAAACTTGGAAGAAATAGGCCAAGCCCACAGTAATGATGATATGCCCTAAACCAGCAATCCCTGAAATAGCAGCAGAT
The DNA window shown above is from Enterococcus sp. 12C11_DIV0727 and carries:
- a CDS encoding SDR family oxidoreductase, with the translated sequence MEELSIRLKGKIALVTGASMGMGKEHAALFIKEGAIVYIADIDDISGKETAASLGDNAQFVHLDVTKEDQWQKAIEQITKEQGVINILVNSAGINVFKSLENTTQEEFMRTIEINQLSVFLGIKNSVALIEKSHSASIINISSIEGFEGSVGGYGYVSSKFAVRGLTKCAALEFADKHIRVNSVHPGDVITPMVTQATGEQKAAIEQFQQTIPMKRMADPKEISNLVLFLVSDDSSYSTGREFIADGGILA
- a CDS encoding ElyC/SanA/YdcF family protein; the encoded protein is MIQHWNTVIEYLSAKEATASRYDLAILAGNSLPYLADELIRLYENGLADRLMLVGGVGHATPFLQSNFKKMGMAITGASETEMYLDYFKQKYDLDKTLFLTEKTSTNSGENARFALDTVKTTNWHPEKVLLLADPLLQRRIKATFEKEWQATDAVFTNYVSIVPFVKAAENAIIFEKEQLNGLWSTDYFLSLVLGEIPRLRNDANGYGPNGRNYIDAVEIPKEVSQAYDKLCQVYAYEMKR